One Paenibacillus sp. FSL H7-0737 DNA segment encodes these proteins:
- a CDS encoding cache domain-containing sensor histidine kinase produces MNRRERARALWHSFSYWWGRRSLQSRLIAAYVFIILGPCLLVSVYFYESINNTYLRDAVEKNDYLLQMEKLHIYNQIEAMERAAQMAYSDTDVEEFLANETEPQLVDLINFNTNAYVNMTRIQFNNPNIEHLRLYSRSDKVHEIWPIIFREERVSSKPWFQKALQLKGQEYWSFQKSDPDLMQRYLEAPAESLPKVSLLREKSRPADNHIGMVQVDMLLSRFTPKTYTDVRDNQTQMFLVDSELQVFTRPDHSFLQDNLKMADMIAERYKHFRETGEWDSDYSENGRSFLLINTPLERIDAYLLNVVSMEGVMKDISRTRNLIIGANVGFITLLTLIAYVTNAFILKNLRRLTETMKKVRRGEAYSGIMIRGGGEVGELAHHFSKLMNTINTLVAQAVSKQALSKEAELRTLHNQIDAHFLYNTLENIKMLAEIENQRTISDALTSLGGMMRYNFKWSGEYVKLRDEIRHIENYIEVMNIRFEYPVKLVLHIEPRYMELEVLKMSLQPIVENSVKHAWCGEKENLQDPSINIHISETEGDISIELRDNGIGLTPERLVALNEAIYAKDECCDCDSSCEQREVSQRAGGIGLRNVHQRLQIFYGEEYGLVVQSEAGSWTMVRLSLPKVLLTGEKQP; encoded by the coding sequence GTGAACAGGCGTGAGCGAGCTAGAGCATTATGGCATTCTTTTAGTTATTGGTGGGGGAGAAGATCTCTCCAGAGTCGTTTAATTGCAGCCTATGTTTTTATTATTTTAGGCCCGTGCTTGCTGGTATCCGTCTACTTCTATGAGTCTATCAATAATACCTATCTCAGAGATGCCGTCGAGAAAAATGATTATTTGCTGCAAATGGAAAAATTACATATCTATAATCAAATTGAGGCGATGGAACGTGCGGCGCAGATGGCTTATTCTGATACCGATGTAGAAGAATTCCTTGCGAATGAAACTGAACCCCAGCTAGTAGATTTGATTAATTTCAATACAAATGCCTATGTGAATATGACTCGTATTCAATTTAATAATCCGAATATTGAGCATTTGAGGCTGTATTCGAGAAGCGATAAAGTGCATGAAATTTGGCCGATTATCTTTCGGGAAGAGCGGGTTTCTTCCAAGCCATGGTTTCAGAAAGCGCTTCAATTGAAGGGACAGGAATACTGGTCTTTTCAGAAAAGTGATCCTGATCTGATGCAGAGATACTTGGAAGCACCGGCGGAGAGTCTGCCAAAGGTTTCGTTGTTGCGTGAGAAGAGTCGTCCAGCAGACAATCATATCGGTATGGTGCAGGTGGATATGCTGCTGAGTCGTTTTACACCCAAGACGTATACAGACGTCCGGGATAATCAGACCCAGATGTTCCTTGTGGATAGTGAGCTACAGGTTTTCACCAGACCGGATCATTCTTTTTTGCAGGATAATCTGAAGATGGCCGATATGATTGCAGAACGGTATAAGCATTTTCGGGAAACTGGAGAATGGGATAGTGATTACTCGGAGAATGGTCGATCTTTTTTGTTGATTAACACTCCGCTAGAACGTATTGATGCTTATTTGTTAAATGTAGTGTCCATGGAGGGAGTTATGAAGGATATCTCCCGAACGCGCAACTTAATCATTGGAGCCAATGTCGGGTTCATTACCCTGCTAACGCTGATTGCTTATGTGACAAATGCCTTTATTCTAAAAAATCTACGTAGATTGACCGAAACAATGAAAAAAGTGCGCAGAGGTGAAGCCTACAGTGGAATTATGATTCGTGGTGGAGGGGAAGTCGGTGAGCTTGCCCATCATTTCTCCAAACTGATGAACACGATCAATACATTGGTGGCTCAAGCAGTGAGCAAGCAAGCATTGTCAAAAGAGGCTGAGCTACGTACGCTGCATAACCAGATTGACGCACATTTTTTGTATAATACGCTGGAAAATATTAAAATGCTGGCTGAAATTGAGAACCAACGAACGATCTCGGATGCATTAACCTCACTGGGGGGGATGATGCGTTATAATTTCAAATGGTCCGGAGAGTATGTGAAGCTGCGAGATGAAATTCGCCATATTGAGAACTACATTGAAGTGATGAATATTCGTTTTGAATATCCGGTTAAGCTGGTGCTTCATATTGAGCCTCGATATATGGAGCTGGAGGTGCTTAAAATGTCACTGCAGCCTATTGTGGAGAACAGTGTTAAGCATGCTTGGTGTGGGGAGAAAGAAAATTTACAGGACCCGAGCATTAATATTCATATTTCGGAAACGGAAGGTGATATTTCCATAGAGCTTCGTGATAATGGTATCGGTCTTACCCCAGAACGTCTAGTTGCTTTAAACGAGGCGATATATGCTAAGGATGAATGTTGTGATTGTGATAGCTCCTGTGAACAGCGGGAAGTAAGCCAGAGAGCAGGGGGCATAGGACTGCGAAATGTACACCAGCGTCTGCAAATCTTTTATGGCGAAGAATACGGGCTTGTAGTACAGAGCGAGGCAGGGAGTTGGACGATGGTACGTCTAAGCTTGCCGAAAGTTCTTTTGACGGGAGAAAAACAACCATGA
- a CDS encoding response regulator yields MKKLLIVDDEKNIRVGLKIMIEREFPSAYSIIMASNGAEALEVFKTDGADIIITDIRMPVMDGITLLERLSSATGGEKSPAVLILSGYDDFEYAKSAIRYRVKDYLLKPIRRDELFEILKCIDKEEEEQNLSARQQEQEAERFRRELRSSRLRELLMQQEVQLEREQQESLDDLEVPFTVGVLNYYCNDGTRMKPGDVQGLVERLMGPLEKYFSEITTDWDGKLVLLGTRKQDFIELSRQAEAKEIMGLSIGISSEGGSLADLRSCYKEACRALQYTFVYPQVNLLNYEDVSQERSNSPLPKEEIRKLLNMLGTEREKEMKHLLAVIFQTEHLKALDLSYLESVGQNINELVLDEVFRVHGEASVEVLKLYRTVGNMYNYRHFHDYYRALENLLLSVSNYIVGVRSAHTEHADMEEALHYIEANYARPLNMAMVSNHVSLNYSYFSEAFKAYTGENFVIYLKKVRIRHAKELLAKDCGKLAEVSEKVGFENSKQFARVFKELEGISPGDYRAKMLSEDLS; encoded by the coding sequence ATGAAGAAATTACTGATCGTTGATGATGAGAAAAATATTCGTGTAGGTCTGAAGATCATGATTGAAAGGGAATTTCCATCCGCATATTCGATCATAATGGCGAGCAATGGTGCAGAGGCGCTCGAGGTCTTTAAGACAGATGGTGCAGATATTATTATTACGGATATTCGTATGCCGGTAATGGATGGAATTACGTTGTTGGAGCGGTTGTCTTCGGCGACAGGGGGCGAGAAAAGTCCGGCAGTGCTAATTTTAAGTGGGTATGACGATTTCGAATATGCCAAAAGCGCGATCCGTTATCGCGTGAAGGATTATTTACTTAAACCGATTCGTAGAGATGAATTATTCGAAATCTTGAAGTGTATAGACAAGGAGGAGGAGGAGCAGAATCTCAGCGCAAGGCAGCAGGAACAGGAAGCAGAACGTTTTCGCCGAGAGCTGCGTTCTAGCCGTTTACGCGAGCTGCTTATGCAGCAGGAAGTTCAGTTGGAGCGAGAGCAGCAGGAGAGCCTAGATGACTTGGAGGTTCCTTTTACAGTAGGTGTGTTGAATTACTATTGTAATGACGGAACAAGAATGAAGCCTGGGGATGTTCAGGGGCTGGTTGAACGATTGATGGGACCACTTGAAAAATATTTCTCGGAAATCACAACGGACTGGGACGGTAAGCTAGTATTGCTCGGAACCAGAAAACAGGACTTTATTGAGCTGTCCAGACAAGCTGAAGCCAAAGAAATAATGGGATTGTCGATTGGGATAAGTAGCGAAGGAGGAAGTCTTGCAGACCTTCGTTCCTGTTATAAGGAAGCTTGTCGGGCATTACAGTATACTTTTGTATATCCACAAGTGAACTTGTTGAATTACGAGGATGTGAGTCAAGAACGGTCTAATTCCCCCTTACCAAAGGAGGAAATTCGCAAGCTGCTCAATATGCTTGGAACAGAACGCGAGAAGGAGATGAAGCATCTTCTGGCTGTGATTTTTCAGACTGAGCATTTGAAGGCGCTTGACCTGTCTTATTTGGAGTCGGTGGGACAGAATATCAATGAATTGGTGCTGGATGAAGTATTTCGGGTGCATGGCGAGGCCTCGGTAGAGGTGTTGAAGCTGTATCGCACAGTGGGCAATATGTACAATTATCGTCATTTTCATGATTATTATCGTGCGCTTGAGAATTTGCTCCTGAGTGTGAGTAATTACATTGTAGGGGTACGCTCTGCTCATACGGAGCATGCTGACATGGAGGAAGCGCTGCACTATATTGAAGCCAACTATGCTCGTCCACTAAATATGGCTATGGTTAGTAACCATGTTTCTTTGAATTATTCTTATTTTAGCGAAGCCTTCAAAGCATATACTGGTGAGAATTTTGTCATTTATTTAAAAAAGGTACGCATCCGTCATGCTAAAGAACTGCTAGCGAAAGACTGTGGCAAGCTTGCTGAGGTTTCGGAGAAAGTAGGTTTTGAGAACAGTAAGCAATTTGCCCGTGTATTCAAAGAGTTGGAAGGGATCTCTCCAGGGGATTATAGAGCCAAAATGCTGTCTGAAGATCTGTCGTAA
- a CDS encoding aminoglycoside N(3)-acetyltransferase, with the protein MEEIQGNLITVQTLAEDFRRLGVQAGMTIILHSSFKSLGQWVAGGPVAVILALEEVLGESGTLVMPTHSSDLTDPAGWSNPPVPESWWQSIREQMPAYDPDLTPLRGMGVIPDCFRRQKEVKRSDHPIHSFAAWGKHRDEIIYGHSLEYGLGDDSPLARIYDLGGSVLLLGVGNLNNTSLHLAECRAFYEGKKEAIGGAPILVDGHRQWVEFKELDWNSDDFVDLAEQFGQETGLITNGHIASAAAQLIPQREIVDYAVNWMEQNRK; encoded by the coding sequence GTGGAAGAAATTCAAGGCAATTTGATTACAGTTCAGACGTTGGCAGAGGACTTTCGGCGACTGGGTGTACAGGCGGGGATGACGATTATACTGCATTCGTCCTTCAAATCACTAGGCCAATGGGTGGCAGGTGGCCCGGTTGCCGTTATTTTGGCGCTTGAGGAGGTTCTTGGAGAGTCAGGTACACTTGTGATGCCCACGCATTCTAGTGATCTGACGGACCCTGCTGGCTGGAGTAACCCACCGGTACCCGAATCTTGGTGGCAGAGTATCCGTGAGCAGATGCCGGCTTATGATCCAGACCTGACCCCACTGAGAGGAATGGGGGTTATTCCGGATTGCTTCCGTAGACAAAAAGAGGTAAAGCGCAGCGATCACCCCATTCATTCATTTGCGGCTTGGGGCAAGCATAGGGATGAGATTATATATGGTCACTCCCTCGAATACGGTTTGGGGGATGACTCTCCATTAGCTCGTATTTATGATCTGGGGGGAAGTGTGCTGCTGCTAGGCGTTGGTAATCTGAATAATACTTCATTACATCTTGCTGAATGCCGGGCCTTCTATGAAGGAAAGAAGGAAGCCATTGGCGGAGCACCTATACTAGTGGATGGTCATAGACAGTGGGTGGAATTCAAGGAGCTAGATTGGAACTCTGACGATTTCGTTGATCTTGCTGAGCAATTCGGGCAAGAGACAGGGCTCATTACAAATGGTCATATCGCCTCAGCTGCAGCTCAATTGATTCCACAGCGTGAAATTGTAGACTATGCGGTGAACTGGATGGAGCAAAACAGGAAGTAG
- a CDS encoding histidine phosphatase family protein, with product MSTTTIYLTRHGQTEWNVQNRMQGHMDSALTTLGVQQAEWLSQGMQATNLDVIYASSSPRALRTAEIIRGERDVPLKISDAFKEIGMGVWEGRDSAELAAQYSDQHRYFWKEPDRFKVEGSETFAEVQTRALEKLQEILTAHQGETILIVTHTVVIKLLMAYFEGRELPKLWDLPYIYPTCLSRIDFTDGVPEILLHGDTSHYEENEAGMES from the coding sequence ATGAGTACTACAACGATATATCTAACGCGTCATGGACAGACAGAATGGAATGTGCAGAATCGTATGCAAGGTCATATGGATTCTGCGCTGACGACGCTTGGCGTACAACAGGCGGAATGGTTGAGCCAGGGAATGCAGGCTACAAATCTGGATGTCATTTATGCAAGCTCTAGCCCAAGGGCGCTGCGTACAGCTGAAATTATACGCGGAGAGCGGGATGTTCCGCTGAAGATTTCCGATGCATTTAAAGAAATTGGCATGGGCGTATGGGAAGGTAGAGATTCTGCTGAACTGGCAGCTCAGTATTCAGACCAGCATCGTTATTTCTGGAAGGAACCCGACCGGTTTAAAGTGGAGGGCAGCGAGACCTTCGCAGAGGTGCAGACAAGAGCACTGGAGAAGCTTCAGGAAATTCTCACTGCCCATCAGGGTGAGACGATTCTTATCGTAACGCATACGGTAGTGATCAAGCTCTTGATGGCTTATTTTGAGGGCAGAGAGTTGCCTAAGCTATGGGATCTGCCTTACATATATCCAACCTGCTTATCCAGGATTGATTTTACGGATGGCGTGCCGGAGATCCTGCTGCACGGGGATACAAGTCATTATGAAGAGAATGAGGCTGGGATGGAATCCTAG